A section of the Streptomyces sp. NBC_00178 genome encodes:
- a CDS encoding citrate synthase: MSEHTNNAVVLRYGDDEYTYPVIDSTVGDKGFDIGKLRANTGLVTLDSGYGNTAAYKSAITYLDGEQGILRYRGYPIEQLAESSTFLEVAYTLINGDLPKVDELSAFKNEITQHTLLHEDVKRFFDGFPRDAHPMAMLSSVVSALSTFYQDSHNPFDEEQRHLSTIRLLAKLPTIAAYAYKKSIGHPFVYPRNDLGYVENFLRMTFSVPAQEYVPDPVVVSALEKLLILHADHEQNCSTSTVRLVGSSQANMFASISAGISALWGPLHGGANQSVLEMLEGIQANGGDVDSFIQKVKNKEDGVRLMGFGHRVYKSFDPRAKIIKAAAHDVLSSLGKSDELLDIALKLEEHALSDEYFVSRNLYPNVDFYTGLIYRAMGFPTEMFTVLFALGRLPGWIAQWHEMIKEPGSRIGRPRQIYTGEVLRDFVPAEGR, translated from the coding sequence AGCACACCAACAACGCTGTAGTACTGCGGTACGGCGATGACGAGTACACCTACCCGGTGATCGACAGCACCGTCGGCGACAAGGGCTTCGACATCGGGAAGCTCCGGGCCAACACGGGCCTGGTGACGCTGGACAGCGGATACGGCAACACGGCCGCCTATAAATCCGCCATCACCTACCTCGACGGCGAGCAGGGCATCCTGCGGTACCGCGGCTACCCGATCGAGCAGCTCGCGGAGAGCTCGACGTTCCTCGAGGTCGCCTACACGCTGATCAACGGTGACCTTCCCAAGGTCGACGAGCTGTCGGCCTTCAAGAACGAGATCACCCAGCACACGCTGCTGCACGAGGACGTCAAGCGCTTCTTCGACGGCTTCCCCCGCGACGCCCACCCGATGGCCATGCTGTCCTCGGTCGTCAGCGCGCTGTCCACCTTCTACCAGGACAGCCACAACCCGTTCGACGAGGAGCAGCGTCACCTCTCGACGATCCGCCTGCTCGCCAAGCTCCCGACGATCGCGGCGTACGCGTACAAGAAGTCGATCGGTCACCCGTTCGTCTACCCGCGCAACGACCTCGGCTACGTCGAGAACTTCCTGCGCATGACGTTCTCGGTGCCCGCACAGGAGTACGTGCCGGACCCGGTCGTCGTCTCCGCGCTGGAGAAGCTGCTCATCCTGCACGCGGACCACGAGCAGAACTGTTCGACGTCCACCGTGCGCCTGGTCGGCTCCTCGCAGGCGAACATGTTCGCCTCGATCTCCGCCGGCATCTCCGCCCTGTGGGGCCCGCTGCACGGCGGCGCCAACCAGTCGGTCCTGGAGATGCTCGAGGGCATCCAGGCCAACGGCGGCGACGTCGACTCCTTCATCCAGAAGGTCAAGAACAAGGAGGACGGCGTCCGCCTGATGGGCTTCGGCCACCGGGTGTACAAGTCCTTCGACCCGCGCGCCAAGATCATCAAGGCTGCCGCGCACGACGTGCTCTCCTCGCTCGGCAAGTCCGACGAGCTGCTCGACATCGCGCTCAAGCTGGAGGAGCACGCGCTCTCCGACGAGTACTTCGTCTCGCGCAACCTCTACCCCAACGTGGACTTCTACACGGGCCTGATCTACCGCGCCATGGGCTTCCCGACCGAGATGTTCACCGTGCTCTTCGCGCTCGGCCGCCTTCCGGGCTGGATCGCCCAGTGGCACGAGATGATCAAGGAGCCGGGATCCCGCATCGGTCGCCCGCGCCAGATCTACACGGGCGAGGTCCTGCGCGACTTCGTCCCGGCCGAGGGCCGCTGA